From the Methanobacterium sp. BAmetb5 genome, the window CCCTTCTGTGACTTTAACCATGACCGAATCTCAGCATTTGCCGGATTCAAAGGATTTGTAAGCTTTGCCAAAGAAGTAGATGCTTCAGTTTCAAGCCCGGTCTTTAATCTAACTTCCACAAGCTTATATGACATATCTAATAATCTGAATTCAGAAAAAAACTTAAAAACTGAAAAATCATCTGACGAGGCATTATCTCCCCCTTCAGGAGGCGATAAACATGAATCATAGTAACTGTCACCCGGATAAAAAATTTGCCGTAGTCAATCCTTCCAAAATCTGTCAGCCCATGGGAGCAGTGCAGGCCCTCCTGGGGGTTAAAGACACCATGCCCCTCGTACACGGTTCCCAAGGCTGCAGTACCTATATGCGATTCCAGCTCACCAGACACTTCCGTGAACCCATTGAGGTTGCTTCAACTTCACTGAGTGAGAAGACCGTCATTTATGGTGGGGAATTCAACTTAATGAAGGCCCTGAAAAATATCACTGAAAAGCAAACCCCCCGCATGATAGCAGTGGCCTCAAGTTGTCTAACTGAAACCATAGGGGATGACATGGCTGGTATCGTCGAAAAATTTAAAGATGCCAATCTGGACCAGGACCTGCCTGTCATCATCCCAGTTTCAACTCCCAGTTACACCGAATCCCACGTAGAAGGTTATAATCGGACCATAAAAGCACTTGTTGAACATTTAGCCATAAAATCTGTGTCCAATGATAAGATAAACATTATTACCGGTATTATATCCCCAGCTGACGTGACCCAGGTTAAAGATATTCTAAAAACGCTCAAATGTAACAGTATCATCCTGACTGACACCTCTGAAAACCTGGATGGTCCTTTAACCGAGGAAACACTGTCATTATATGAGAGTGGTACCAGTGTGGAGGAAATTGAAGACACTGCTAACTCCCTGGGAACTGTTACCCTTTCCAAACATGTGAATTCAGCAGGGGTCTTTCTAGAGAAAAAATTCAAAGTTAATTCCATTGCTGGCCCCCTTCCCGCAGGACTGGAAAACACCGATGAATTCATTAAAAACTTGTGCCTGCTGGGAGATTATGAAATCCCTAAATCCCTGGAAAAAGACAGAGGTAGGCTTTTAGACGCAATGGTGGACGCCCATTCCTATAACTATCATCGTAAAGTGGCCATATTTGGAGATCCGGACTTTGTGTCGGGAATGACACGTTTCACTGCGGAAATGGGAATGATACCATCGGTGGTGTGTACCGGGACAAAAAGCAAGATATTCAATGAGGATATGGACTGTATCTCCCGAGAGAAAGAAATTTCTCCAGTTATCCTGGCCGGTGGTGATCTTTACGACATGCACCAGGCAATTAAGGAAAGGGGAGCTGATATTTTAATCGGCAACTCTTACGGTGCCAGCATGGCCCAGGAAGAAAATATCCCCCTCTTCCGAGTAGGATTCCCCATATTCGACCGGTTAGGAGCACAAAGAATATCTACACTGGGGTACCAAGGTGGAATTGAATTTGTGGACAGAATAACCAACACCATACTTGATTTTTACTACGATGAAGCAGGATACGAAATAATAGAACAAAAAACCAAAGAAGAAGTGGAAAAAACTAAAAAATCCCAGTACTCTACCATGGAGGAGATTTAAATGAAGATAGCTGTGGCATCAACTGATGGAAAACTTATTAATTTGCATTTTGGTGATGCAAATCGTTTTTTAATTTTCGAACTTAAGGATGGAGAGGGGAAATTTCAGGAAATGAGAGAAAAAACATCAATACCCTTAAATAATCATCAAGAACGCTGGGTTGCTTCAATAGATTTAATCAATGATTGTAAAGCCGTTCTATGTAGCAAAATTGGCAATGAACCCACTATTGAACTTAGAAAACGGGGTATAAAACCAATACAACTGGATTGTGATGTTAAAGACGCTATAGAAGAATGCTCTAAGCATTTATTAAATTAATATGAGATATTATTGGGTGAAATTCTCCAATTAAAATCCCCATTGCAGTATAATAGAAAATATGTAAGAGATTTTGGAGGTAATGTTAATGACTAAAGTAATCATTGACTATGAAAAATGTGAAGGAGTTGAGTGCGGAGAATGTGCCGAGGTCTGCTCCATGGAAGTCCTGACAATAGATGAGGATAAGATAATCGTGAAAAATCCGGAAGGATGCAGTTTATGTGAAGTCTGTACTGATATTTGCCCCAATGAAGCCATTAAACTGGTTGATTAAATAAAAACAAATTTTAACTACACTTTTTTAATCTAATTTTTTCTTTAACTAAAAATCCAATGAATTCTCGGATTTATATGGTTATATTTAATCAATATCCTAATTCTCCAGAATAAATAAATACCCTGAAGTAAAGGGTAATACGAGGTACGTCCATTGAAAACTGTTATCACCACGTGTACACGGGACTGTCCCGGTGCTTGCAGCATAATTGCCAGTGCAGAGAATGGTAAAGTTACCAAATTAAGGGGTAATCCCCAGCATGATATCACTGCCGGTTTTCTGTGCAAAAATACTACCCAATACCTGGAAAACTATTTTTACAGCGATAAAAGAATTCTCCACCCCCTCCTGAAGGTGGACGGGACCTGGGAAAGGATCAGCTGGGACGAAGCACTAGATATTGCTGCTTTGAAGATTTCTGAGGTTATAAAAGAACACGGAAGTTCTTCCATCCTTTATTATCAGGGTTTTGGTGCCCGTACCGCCCTTCAGGCCATGAACCGGAGATTTTTCAACCTGCTGGGAGGGGTGACCACCACCTACGGTACAGTGTGCGGGGGAATCGGACACACTGCCATGGAAGCCGACTTCGGGGCCAAAGTATCCCACGATCCCCTGGATCATCTCCACAGCAACCACATACTGGTGTGGGGACGTAATCCAGCAGTGACTGATATACATCTATGGAGGATTTTAAGGAAAGTTCAAAGAAAGGGGACACCAATTACCGTAATCGACCCGATTAAAACAAAAACTGCTAGACTTGCTGACATATACATTCAGCCCAAAGCCGGATATGACTACTACCTAGCCATGGCCTTGGCCAAGATCATCTTAAAACTTGACCAGCCACAGAAAAACTACGTGGATCATGATTTTATTGAAAACTCCACTCTTTACTTTGATTCTTACCAGCAAATACTGGATAAATACTCCCTTGATTTTTTATCCCATAAATGTGGGGTGGACTTGGATGTAATCCGAAAATTAGCAGTTTCCTATGCAGAAGGTGATCCTTCCAGCATTATTACTGGATGGGGTCTTCACCGATACCAGCAGGGCCATCTGATCTTCCGTATGGTAGATGCACTCGCCGCAATAACTGGAAATATTGGAGTCTCTGGTGGAGGAGTTAGCCAGGGTTTTGAAGAATATGCATACTTTGATTTCTCGGTAGAACTGGAGGAACTGGGAGAAAACCAGCGGAAAATTCCCATGCCCACCATTGGGGAGGCCTTACTTTCCACCCCCCAACCCCAGATTAAACTCATTTTCGTGTCCTCAGGTAATCCTGTGACCCTTAATCCCAACTCCTTAAAGGTTAAGAGGGGGTTTAAAAGTGCAGATTTTGTGATTATGATTGACCATTTTCTGAATGACACCTCCGATGTGGCGCATCTGTTCTTACCTGGAACCACCTATCTGGAAGAGGAGGATCTGATGGGTAGTTATGGGCATAACTGGGTTTCACCCGTAAACCGGGTAATTCCACCCCAGGGGGAGGCAAAGTCAGAATTTGAAATATTCCAGCTACTGGCAGAGCGGTTGGATTTTAAAGATGAAATGTCCGGTGATCCGGGAAGGTGGCTTAAAAAACTGGCCGAACCAATCCTAAAAAGAGGCATAACCTTTGAAGAATTACAGAAAGCTCCCCAAATGATGGTTAACCGGAATGATATTCCATTTAGTGCTGGGAAATTTCAAACATTATCAGGTAAGTTTGAATTCATACATGCCTTTGAACCTGGAAACAATTCAGTACAAGGTTATCCTTTAAGATTGCTTTCAACCATACCCGCGGATTTTGTAGGATCAGTACCCCCTGGAGATTCCACTGATGGAGCTCCGGAAGTCCAGGTTCATCCCGATATTTTAACAGACATTGATTTGGCAGATGGTGATCCGGCTATTATTGAATCATCGGTGGGAAACCTAACTGTAAGGATAAAGAGAAATTCTGACATTCCAAAAGATTGTGTTCTGGTCCACAAAGGAGGATGGTTGAAACATGACCAATGTGTGAATGTTTTAACTCAGGACATCATCAGTGAGGTGGGGGATGGAACTCCCTATTATGACACATGGGTGAAGATAATCCCGGTAAAACAGTATTAAAAAGGAACGATATGAAATAAAAATAATTCATGAGTATTGAGTATTATGATGAAAAATTGAGTAAATGATCTTTTTTAAATCAAATTATATTTTAAAATGTCCTCTTTAAAATAAAAAATGGATATTAATTTACTATTATCTTAAACTAATTCAAATTACAGGAATATCGCACTCATGTTCCCCCAGTTATTTTGCAAAATGTATATAAACTCATGTCGACAATACCCAAATAGCGAATTTCAATACCTCTAAACTTGATGAATAAGATAGAATAAGATAAGTGTTAAGCCCCGCATCACCGTGCAGGGTGTAAAATTTAATCTATAATCTCTAAACACAGCTAAAATCAGGAAAAATCTTATTATCAGTCCCCATGGTAACTAGAAATTCCAGTAAAAAAATTTTCCAACCATATTGAGGTAGAAAAAAATGGACAAAAAACAAATGGCAGCAATTGCGATTATAATAATTGCCGTTATCGGAGTGGGCATATATGGGTACAATGCCTATATAGGTTCCTCCGAGAGCGGTACCATAACTATATATGCCGCTGCCAGCCTGGCCAAACAAATGAATGCCACTGCGGCAGAATTTAAAAAACAACACCCCAACGTCGACGTGCAGATACAGTACGGTGGAAGTTCGGATCTCATCAGTCAGATAACCCAGCTTAACAAGTCTGTGGATATCATGGCCTCCGCTGATTACGGTCTCATAGATAAGAATATGATACCTACTTATACCAGCTTTAACCTGGAGTACGCTCGTAACGAGCTGGTAATCGCCTACACTGATAAGAGTCAGAACAGTAGCCAGATCAACAGCAACAACTGGTACCAGATTCTAAACCAGTCCGATGTAAAGATAGGTATAGCTGACCCCAACTCCGCACCAGCCGGATACCGTGGAGTGATGATGATACAGCTGGCCAACAGCTACTACAACAACAGCAACATATTCAACGATATCATTGCCTCTAACTGCGCCATCACTTCCCAGGCCAATGGAAGTGGATACATTATAAGCAGCCCCCGCAATTTAAACCCCACTTCTAAAATAGTTTCCAGACCTGCAGTATCCGATTTAATGCCAGTACTACAGTCTGACTCTGTTGATTACGTCCTAGTATACAAGAGTGACGCCGAACAGCAGAAGAGTTCCGGTGTTAAATACGTAACCCTTCCTGGGGAACTGGCACTATCCAACACCACCTACGAATCAACCTACAAAAATTACAAGTTAAAACAGTTCAGTGACACCACCAATAAAAGCAAATCAATAACTTTGAGTCCTATTGTATACGGAATCACCGTGTTAAACAATGCCCCCCAGAGGGATCTGGCCATTGAGTTTGTGCAACTCCTTCTAAGTTCTGAAGGCAATAAAATAACTCAGAATTGCTTCCAAGACCCAATAGTACCAGCAATAGCAACCAATGGTTCCACCAACATTCCCCAATCATTACAGCAATATGTAAAACAGTAGGGTAGTTGTAAAAATAGTACTTCAGGTAGAGAATTACATTTCTACCCTTCTTTTTTTATTTAACTGGTCAATTTATAATTTAAATAGTAGAATCATTCAATATTAGATAAATTAATATCATCAACAATACTACTTTTACAAGTCGATACCATGCGAAAACTAGACTACACCACAATTTTCTTTGCCATTATGGGGTCTTTCCTGTTCCTGTTTATTTTAGTTCCCATACTTAACCTGATGGTATCTGCAGATCCCGGTTCTATTCTAAACAACCTCCAGGATAAAGAGGTGATGAGTGCCATATTCATCAGTGTGTACTGTGCCCTTGCTGCCACCCTCATTGCCGTTATTTTTGGTGTGCCCCTGGCCTATATCCTGGCACGGCATGATTTTACCGGTAAGGGATTTGTAGAGGCAGTGATTGATGTGCCCATTGTAATCCCCCATACCATTAGTGGTATCGCCCTTTTACTGATTTTTACGTCAACCGGTGTGATTGGAGCGCCTTTGGGGCAGTTGGGACTGGTTTTCACCGATGCAATCCCTGGTATTGTGGTTGCCATGCTTTTTGCCAGTGCCTCTTTTGTGGTAAACTCTGCCCGGGAAGGATTTGAAAGTGTGGACCCTCGAATGGAGAAGGTAGCCCGGACACTGGGTTCTGGATCCTTTAAAACATTTTTTATAATCACTTTACCCCTGGCCGTACGCAGTATTGTAGTTGGTTCCATAATGTGCTGGGCCCGGGCTATAAGCGAATTTGGAGCCATTATAATCATTGCTTATTTTCCTACAACCGCTCCGGTCCTTATTTACAGAAGATTCGTGGATTTCGGATTGTCAGAAGCCACACCAGTAGCGGTTATTTTAATATCACTATGTCTGTTACTTTTCCTGGTGGTCAGACTGATTATGAAAGGATGGAGAACCTATGATAAAAATTGAAAACCTGAGCCGTGACTGGGAAGGATTTAAGATAAAACAGGTTAGTTTAGAGGTTAAAAAAAACGAGTACTTTGTTATCTTAGGTCCCAGTGGATCAGGTAAGACCATGCTCCTGGAACTGATCGCTGGAATGTGGCCCCTTGATTCTGGTAAAATATACATGAATAATGAGGATATTACCAATGCCCCCCTGGAAAAGAGAGGAATCGGATTTGTTTACCAGAACTACATGTTATTCCCCCATAAGACTGTATTTGAAAATATTGCCTTTGGTCTGAAGTTGAGAAAGATCGACAAAAAAGAGATAGAGACCAGTGTAAATGAGATGATGAAACTTTTAAACATTTCTCATCTCAAAGACCGCCTCCCCCGGAATTTAAGTGGTGGAGAACAGCAACGTACCGCTTTAGCCCGCGCTC encodes:
- the nifN gene encoding nitrogenase iron-molybdenum cofactor biosynthesis protein NifN, which produces MNHSNCHPDKKFAVVNPSKICQPMGAVQALLGVKDTMPLVHGSQGCSTYMRFQLTRHFREPIEVASTSLSEKTVIYGGEFNLMKALKNITEKQTPRMIAVASSCLTETIGDDMAGIVEKFKDANLDQDLPVIIPVSTPSYTESHVEGYNRTIKALVEHLAIKSVSNDKINIITGIISPADVTQVKDILKTLKCNSIILTDTSENLDGPLTEETLSLYESGTSVEEIEDTANSLGTVTLSKHVNSAGVFLEKKFKVNSIAGPLPAGLENTDEFIKNLCLLGDYEIPKSLEKDRGRLLDAMVDAHSYNYHRKVAIFGDPDFVSGMTRFTAEMGMIPSVVCTGTKSKIFNEDMDCISREKEISPVILAGGDLYDMHQAIKERGADILIGNSYGASMAQEENIPLFRVGFPIFDRLGAQRISTLGYQGGIEFVDRITNTILDFYYDEAGYEIIEQKTKEEVEKTKKSQYSTMEEI
- a CDS encoding NifB/NifX family molybdenum-iron cluster-binding protein is translated as MKIAVASTDGKLINLHFGDANRFLIFELKDGEGKFQEMREKTSIPLNNHQERWVASIDLINDCKAVLCSKIGNEPTIELRKRGIKPIQLDCDVKDAIEECSKHLLN
- a CDS encoding 4Fe-4S dicluster domain-containing protein, encoding MTKVIIDYEKCEGVECGECAEVCSMEVLTIDEDKIIVKNPEGCSLCEVCTDICPNEAIKLVD
- a CDS encoding molybdopterin-dependent oxidoreductase, yielding MKTVITTCTRDCPGACSIIASAENGKVTKLRGNPQHDITAGFLCKNTTQYLENYFYSDKRILHPLLKVDGTWERISWDEALDIAALKISEVIKEHGSSSILYYQGFGARTALQAMNRRFFNLLGGVTTTYGTVCGGIGHTAMEADFGAKVSHDPLDHLHSNHILVWGRNPAVTDIHLWRILRKVQRKGTPITVIDPIKTKTARLADIYIQPKAGYDYYLAMALAKIILKLDQPQKNYVDHDFIENSTLYFDSYQQILDKYSLDFLSHKCGVDLDVIRKLAVSYAEGDPSSIITGWGLHRYQQGHLIFRMVDALAAITGNIGVSGGGVSQGFEEYAYFDFSVELEELGENQRKIPMPTIGEALLSTPQPQIKLIFVSSGNPVTLNPNSLKVKRGFKSADFVIMIDHFLNDTSDVAHLFLPGTTYLEEEDLMGSYGHNWVSPVNRVIPPQGEAKSEFEIFQLLAERLDFKDEMSGDPGRWLKKLAEPILKRGITFEELQKAPQMMVNRNDIPFSAGKFQTLSGKFEFIHAFEPGNNSVQGYPLRLLSTIPADFVGSVPPGDSTDGAPEVQVHPDILTDIDLADGDPAIIESSVGNLTVRIKRNSDIPKDCVLVHKGGWLKHDQCVNVLTQDIISEVGDGTPYYDTWVKIIPVKQY
- the wtpA gene encoding tungstate ABC transporter substrate-binding protein WtpA, which gives rise to MDKKQMAAIAIIIIAVIGVGIYGYNAYIGSSESGTITIYAAASLAKQMNATAAEFKKQHPNVDVQIQYGGSSDLISQITQLNKSVDIMASADYGLIDKNMIPTYTSFNLEYARNELVIAYTDKSQNSSQINSNNWYQILNQSDVKIGIADPNSAPAGYRGVMMIQLANSYYNNSNIFNDIIASNCAITSQANGSGYIISSPRNLNPTSKIVSRPAVSDLMPVLQSDSVDYVLVYKSDAEQQKSSGVKYVTLPGELALSNTTYESTYKNYKLKQFSDTTNKSKSITLSPIVYGITVLNNAPQRDLAIEFVQLLLSSEGNKITQNCFQDPIVPAIATNGSTNIPQSLQQYVKQ
- the wtpB gene encoding tungstate ABC transporter permease WtpB, translating into MRKLDYTTIFFAIMGSFLFLFILVPILNLMVSADPGSILNNLQDKEVMSAIFISVYCALAATLIAVIFGVPLAYILARHDFTGKGFVEAVIDVPIVIPHTISGIALLLIFTSTGVIGAPLGQLGLVFTDAIPGIVVAMLFASASFVVNSAREGFESVDPRMEKVARTLGSGSFKTFFIITLPLAVRSIVVGSIMCWARAISEFGAIIIIAYFPTTAPVLIYRRFVDFGLSEATPVAVILISLCLLLFLVVRLIMKGWRTYDKN